Below is a window of Nocardia asteroides DNA.
CCGGCCGCCAGCACCGAGGAGGTGTCGTTGATCGCGGTGCCCACCCACAGCCCGAACGCCTGCTGTGACATCCCGAGCGCGCGCCCCAGCGGTGGATACACCAGCACCGCGGCGACATTGAACACGAAGATGGTGCCCAGCGCGTACGCCACGCGCTGCTTGTCCGGCCGCAGCACCGCGGTGGCCGCCGCGATCGCGGACGCGCCACAGATCGTCGTCCCGACCGCGACCAGGGTCGCCGACTCCCGGTCGACTGCCAGCATCCGGCCGACGACGAACGCCGCGATCGCGCCCACGACCAGGGTGCCGACCAGCACGACCGCGGTCTCGCGGCCCACGCTCAGCACCGAACCCAGCGGCAGGCCGAGTCCGAGCAACACGATCGCCAGTCCGAGCAGCCGCTGCCGGGCCACGTCGAGGCCGGGCGCGAAGCACGCGTCCGCCGCGTCACCGCGCCGCAGCACCATCCCGGTGACCGCGCCCGCGCCCAGCGCCAGCACCGGCGCGCCGATCATCGGCAGCGCCCTGCCGATCGGCAGAGCCACGGTGGCGAGGAGGGCTGCCAGGATCAGCCCGGGGGCGAAGGTGCGCGCGCGATTCACACTCCCTA
It encodes the following:
- a CDS encoding YeiH family protein; translation: MNRARTFAPGLILAALLATVALPIGRALPMIGAPVLALGAGAVTGMVLRRGDAADACFAPGLDVARQRLLGLAIVLLGLGLPLGSVLSVGRETAVVLVGTLVVGAIAAFVVGRMLAVDRESATLVAVGTTICGASAIAAATAVLRPDKQRVAYALGTIFVFNVAAVLVYPPLGRALGMSQQAFGLWVGTAINDTSSVLAAGVIFGAGAAHFAVIVKLVRSLAIVPLCLGLHVGRRKLVTETGVPAGSLRQAFPVFVVLFLIASIVAGLGILPAALTAPLATTSSWLIAVVLAAIGTSLSVERLRSAGARPLVLGGALGLILGVASLGLMFLTGWC